In the Paenibacillus sp. J23TS9 genome, TTTTCCATTCGGTAATAGTCCAGAAAGTCTACAATGGTTTGACCGGTATACTTTTTAAATGAGGAATTCAAATAAGAACGCGATACGGAAAAATGATCTGCCATACGCTGAACGGAAAATTCATGCTCCGCATAATGCTCTTGAATATGAGAAATCCAAACCTCAGAGACTCCCTGAAGAGGGTCCTTCGATTCTTGAACCAACAAGCAGATATGGCGGACCAGTGATACCAAATCCTGCATCGTATCAAATTTAGCCAGGCTGAATACATCAGGATAGGGTTCCTCATGCTTGTAGGGATTGAGTCTAAAATGCGTTTTGATCATGCAGCCAACAACGTCGTAGCAAATGCAGCGGGCGATATGCAAAGGAATGGGATTCTGCTGCATATAGCTCTGCAAGCTCTGCAAAATATCCTCGACCTTCGTTGAGTCCCCTTGCTGCATATATAACATCAGCTGTTCCATTTCCTCTTTGGGATACCAATTAGCCGAAAAATTCTCTGCTGTGATTTCCCCATATGTTATCAGTGTGTTGTAACCTCTGATCAACTTGTAATCCATGGAGGTAGAGGCCTCAATATACGATTTCCCCACTAGGCTGATATCACCATAAATTCCCCCTACCCCCATGGTCACTTTGTTTCCGTAAGACTCGATCAGCTTACCATGTAAGTTAAGCAAAAGCCGGTGCCAATGATCTTTTTCTTCTTCCGTGACCGCGCAGATGAAGGTGCTTTTTGCTTCATCCATCGTATCCACATGATAGCTCTCGAAATAAGCTCGGAAAACGACCTCTAGGCCAGGAATCTCCTGCTCGTCCATTCCAGCAGACGGAGATTCAACCGTTATTTCCAACATGACCACAAAATAAAGGGAGTTGGTAAAAGCTACTCCAACGTCGTTTCCATCTGCCTGAAAAATATTCTTATCGAAAATCCTTCCTCTCAGCAAGCTGAGAAGCAAATGGTTACGTGCCGCCGCTTTGTTATTGTGGAATTTAATTTTCAGCTCCTGATGGTCTTCCGCTAAGCGGCCGATCATTCCATGTGCATCATGAAGCGTGCGGGCAGCTCCCCCCCATTGTTTGTTTATAAAAGCCAGCAGTTGATCAATCGGCCTATAGTTCAGTCGCATGAGCAAGAAGATTAGCACGCTGCCAATAAGCAGCAAAATCAAAATAGAGAAGAAAAACTGCGTCTTCACCAGACTCGTTTTATTCAAAAAGTCGCTTTCAGGGAGCATCGTCACGTAAGTCCAACCATCATTCTGCACTTTAAGCGTAGAAATGGCGTAATTTTCATTGTTGATTGCCGTGATCGTCATGCCGCTTGTTGCGGACTTGATCGCTTGTCTGAATTCTGGGCTTTCCAGATATGCTTCATGATGCAGCGCAGCTACGATTTCCCCGTCGCTATTCAGAATCAGGGAATTTCCATTCCTTTCTTCCAGCGTGCCTTCAAGCAGCTTTTTCACAGACTCCTCTTCCACAATGAATATTAAGACACCGGAAGGAGTTGAGCTGTTATAGGGGATGGGCACCATATAGGTTATTACGTGGTCCGTGTTCAGTTCTTTTGAATAGATGGGTTCAGCAGGCCTTAGTTGAGGTTTTTTCAGATTACGGATGTCGAAAAGAAATTGATCGGAAGGCCAATTTTCGTACTGATAAATGGTCTTGGCAAATATGGAAACCGGGTACGTCGTATTCGAGGAGAACATGTATTGATTGTCCTTTAAATAAAGCACGACATTATGAATAAACTGATTGGCAGCCGTATAACGGAGAGCATCCTTCGCATCGAGTGCATAAGACATGGATTTGTTGAGTTTGTATGGAGACAGCTCGGGTTTGGAGGAAACTTCAATCGCAATTTTATTCATTTCGCTGATTTTACCTTCAAACGTGCTTCTGGCCTGTTCAAGAACATGCCGATGTCCAAGGGTAATTTCCTCTTGTAGAATGCCAACAAACTTTTGATAATTGAGTAGACCGATTAGAAGAATCGGAATCAGCAGAAGTACAACATACGAGAGCAAATAGCGATAAAATAATGGAGTATCCTTTCTCCCCAATAGAACAGCCCCTCTCTTCATCACATCGTTGAAATGCAGATAACCCGCATGGAATGCGGGTTATGATTTTCAAACCATAGATAAATTATAAGAAGCCTTCTATTAAAAACAATGATAAACGGTTGTCTTATTTTTGCATTTTGTAAGGTGTATGATCCTGTATTGAAAAATGGCGCTCATACTATTTGAATTCTATTTTCTTGGCGGTAACGATAGGCTGATAATAACCGGATTCCGAAGGCATATGCCACCTGATATCTGTAAAACCAGCGTCGCTTAAAAACGCACTTAATTCATGCCTCAATAATGCTCTATAGGATGTACTGTTTACTTCGGTCTGCCACACTCCATCGATCTCCTGCATAATAAATTGATGGGTTATATAGAAGTTATCGTCCCCCATCCAATCCCAGACTTGAAAAGAAATACGTTTGCCTTTGTCCATGACTCGCGGAGAAGTCGCGCGCTGCTTATCTTTGATTTCGTTATCATAATCCCTCATGGAAATGATCAGCAGGCCGTTGTCTAGAACCTTGGAATATAGATTGCGGCATGCCGCTTTTAAATCTTCATCTGTAAGCAAATGGGGGATTGCATTGTCAGCCGATAAAACAACCTCAAACTGCCCAGGAACGTCTTGTTCAAGACTTCGAAAATCTGCAGTACCAAACTCGATATGAACTCCTGCTTTTTCAGCCTCCCGCACTGCCCGTTCAACCGACTTAGCGCTAAGATCCGTAGCCGTTATGGTAAACTTATGCTGCGCCAAACCCAGCGACTGCGTTCCTATACCACAAGAAGCATCCAAAAGCTTGATCAAGCCATCACCTTTATGTTGATATTGGGAGCGAATGAAATCATTAAAAAAATCACCTTGCCAATGAATCGCTCGGTACCAGTCGTGAAAAATCAGATGGTACGTTTCCGAAAGCTCATTATAAAAATTCAGGCTAGAGTTCTTCTCCAATCGTATCCCCTCACTTTATCGGATGTATGTAGAAGCAAAATACCCGGCTTCTCCTGGAAAATCTGCTCTGGATAACCCATGCTTACCTAACAGCTGTCTGTAGCTATGGATAGTTCCATCATGAGCTATGATAAATACCCGATGATGAACACAGCCTTTTAGTCCGGCATAGAACTTTCCTTTACATGCCCTTCCCAGAGCGTGCAGATTTTATTATTTTAATAAGAATATTGATTAGAAATAGCAGAAATGCCTGTGCGATTCCGAAAAAAAATGCTTCCAGAATGACCAGAACCTCCAAAATATTATCAAAGGGTACAAAAAAAGGGGCCGTATCCGGAGGCATGTAAACATGAACCAGTACGCTGGATACGATACAAGACAAGAGAACAAGCATGAATAAATGCTTGGATTTTCTGATGAATATCACCGGGAATACAATGACTACAAAATAAAAAGCGGCATATTTATAAAAATAATCTATATACATGGCTGCGAAAATCAAGGGTGAACTCAGCAAACAAATGAATGCCGGCAGCATGAATCCCTTCTTGATTTTCACGCTGTAAGTCTCTTCTTGATTATTCTGATCTGGCCTCTGTGATTGATTTCATCTTCAAAGACATGAAACCACATGAAATAATGATTGGCCTGTTTTTCATTCCAGAACTCTTCTTCTTGTTCTAACCAATCATCATTCACCGTTTTAGATAATTCAAATGTCCGATTTCTGACTTCATTTAAGTTATTCAAATAAAAGTCCAAATCATTTCCCCGAATCCCAACTCGCCCTTCTTCGCCAAGATTTAAGGCCGCTCCCCATCTTGATACTTCCTCTTCACTTAATTCTCTTTTTTCAAAAGTATAAACTTGGTATACATACTCAACTGCGGCAAAATGGAGTAACAATGCACCAATTGAATTACTCTCAGGATCCATTAGAAAATCCAATTGATCTACAGATAAACTGTTTAGGGCTTGAAGGGTTGTAAACCGTGCGTAATTCATCATCGACAGCAGGCGGCTAATTTGAGGCGAATACCCAGGTATATCGGTAATGAGATAGATTTTGTCCATATCCAACATTTGCTTTCCCCCAATGGATTATTTGATTTGCCTGCTGTTCGCAATTTCATCTAACATATAATGTGCAAAATCGAAAAGGATATGGTTGTTCAATTCTATGTATTCCATCTCACCATTATATTTAGCAAGGCATTGCTTAATGACATCAACATATTGATCAGGCACTACCTTTAAGGCCCAATCACCGCCTTCTCTCTTTGAAGAGATAACGGATTCCTTCATATAACGAAGGGTCCTGGATAAATTCAATACGTAGTACTCGGGATTGTCAGCTATTCCTTCAAGCGTACCTTCGATATCCGACATAATGGAATGTATAAAATACTGTTTATCTATTGGCTTGAAGACATCCCTGATCGGTTTGCCGTAAAGGACAACTCCGCGATCATAGATGAGAGTAAAATGAGCTGCGATATCTGGATCCTCGAATCCTCCACAAAAGTAACTCGTATCTGCTTTATATTTTTCTCTATGAAATGCAGAGAAGTGAAATTCAAACGGAGTGGGATAAACAAATTCATCCGCATACGATTCCAACACCACGCTCAATTCAATGCCCTTTATGATTTCCAGCTCTTCTTCAATCAAAATAAGCTGGGATGCAATTCTTTTATAGGTGTCCACCTCATGCTTTTCCTTAACGATGACTAACAAATCGATATCACTATGGCCTGGATTAAAGCCTCCCAAAGCCAATGATCCATGAAGATATATTCCTGTGAGGGATTCCGATAACTCTTTTTTGAAAAGATCAACAATACCCTCTAGATTAATCTGTGGTTTCACATCATCTCCACCTTCGGTAAGGACTTATTATTTATTACTGAATGCTTGAATATATTTTTGTCTGTCTTCTCTAAATATTTCTGTATAATGATCCTTGGTATAATTCTTTATCACTTTTCTCCAAAAGGATATGGCCGGGGTATTCGCTTGCATCTGGGCAATCTTCCTAATCAATGTCTCCTTCATACTTCCCGTCTGATTGGATATCTTGATCGGTATATTCGCTAAAGTCGTAATGATATAATTGATACAAATTCGACAATAGTTTTCTTTCTGTCTGGGTTACTGGAATAAGATTGATGTCCATAATCTCTCCTAATCATCCTTTGTTTTTATGTACTTTCATTTGTCTGTCTTATTTAGTTGCATATATCGATAACCATTGAGGAAGAGCTGCCAGAGGGTTCGATTTCCAATTGCACAGGCTATCCTACATACCAGATATCAGACCATTGATTCCAGGAGTTTCTAATGAGATCTTCATGGTTTTTCATTTGCTTCCTCCCGCTTTCATTGGCATATTACTTAATACTCGATGGACATGGATTAATGATCCGGATATTTTTCTTTCAAGAACGCTACAGATTGGTTGATTAATGCCTTTAATACTTCAATATCAATGTCTGCTACTTTGTTGATATATACACATGCTTTTCCTGTTGTGTGTTTTCCAAAATCCTTCAATACATATTCTCGGTTTGTGTCATCACCTACTGCAAAATACAAACTGATTTTCGCTTTGCGAGGTGAAAAGCCCACCAGTGGTGCATCGCCTTCGTGACCAGATTCATATTTATAATGATATGCACCGAATCCAATAATACTTGGTCCCCACATCTTCGCATCATAGCCCGTCGTTTCCGTGAAAATATCCAATAATTTGTATGCGTCTTCACGTTTCTTAGGACTATCCACATTTTCAATAAACTCAATGACACTATGGTCTGTTTCTTTAGTTTTTAATTCGTACATAGATCAATACCTCCTTTTCTCATCATCAGGTATTCTATTTCATTCATTATAGCCGTGATTGAGTTACTAACCAATGAGCCGCTTCTAAAATGTCACTCGCAATAAAATCCGGTTCTGTTTCTTTCCATTGATCTCGAAATTGGCCTAAAGATTCTTCTCCCCATCCTGTTTTTACAAGTATCTTTTTGGCACCCACCTGATGCGCGGCTAACATATCCGTATCCCCTACATCACCAATCACTGCACAGTTGGATAAATTCAGCTGAAACTCTTTAGCGGCTCTTATCAGCATTCCTGCTTTGGGTTTTCTACAAGTACAATTATCATTTATTCCATGCGGGCATATGTAGGAATGTTCAAATCAATAGCCAATTGTGCATTCGGAAAAAGCTCAAAATGATTAGGATGAATAAAATGTCCATTCCCACCTATTGTTCCATCGCGGTCTATAAATACGGCTTCTATTTCTTGCTTCATATGCTATTCTCACATCCTTTAGCGAATTTCCAATACCGTTTCGCGAATTCACATATAAACCTTCGATCGTTCATTTGCTGCGATACCAGTTCATCAATCACTTGAGTATCTTCGTATAAATAGCTGGAGCACTTATACATTTATTGTTCTGATATTCTGCTTTTATGATCGATACTTCATTTACCAACGCTGTGATCATTTCCATATTATTAGTGCAGTAATTGAATGCCTCTAATAATTTATCTTGACTTAACCGATTAGCTATCGTGCAATGTGGAATCCATTGGCCCGGTAAATAAAGATCAGAATCCGTTGGATATTTGCCAAGCTCTTTGTGGAGCTTTGCGTGAATATCCAGAAGCTCTCTTGCAGGTGTCGGTGTCAAAAATAATGTCCCTGAATGGATAAATGTCCCTAAGACGTTGAATTCAAGGTGAAACTTTGACTGCATGTCAAATAGCCTATCAAATGAATATATAAAATCATCGATGTTCATATTCTGATAACCAGCCAAAGTGATGTGTGGTTTTCTGTCTATTACTTCTTCAGCATAATTAGATATAGAGAGTTCGCTTAACTCTCCCCAAATTTTTTTAATCATAAGTTCAATTTCTTGTTCAAAATGAAGCACGACTCCGTACATTTACATCCCCCCCACAATCACCCTCAACAACTTCTTTCATTCCGCTTTTGGTTTCCAACTTGTAAGCCCTTTGGGCGCATACTTCGAATGCCATTCCATGAACTCTTTATATGTTTGTATGTTGTAGTCAATAACAGCCTCGTAAATTCGAATAGAGGCAATACTCTCTGCATTCCATGCGATCTGATTTTTAATCGTAAGAATGGATTCTCTGGATTCATCCGTTAATACCCGATTCAATGGTTCCACGAGATCTTTTGCACACGGGCCCGGATGATCATGCGCTAACAGCCACATATCAATCTTCCAAATTAAATCGTTCTCGTATTTGTATCTCAACTGAAAATATATTCCCTGATCTTCTCCATCTAGATGGTTCGAATATCTTGCTCCAATGACTTTAGGATTCTTTACACAGCTCTCGAGAACTCGAAATCCGGAAGCAACCTCCGGTTGATCACAATAGATCTCCATATCAATATCACGGTTAAAAATCAAGTTATAGGCTGCTGCTCCGACTAACACCGGTTCCCCAACGGCACTCCATAAATTCAGTAAATCAAGTTCATTTAAAATAAGATTTGCTTCTATTAACTTTTCGCCAGCCTGTTGTAAAGAATTCATTTTTCGTTCTCCTGTTTTTTTGAATTTTATAGATTTTATTTGACGTACACCACTACTTTGAATGATTCGCTATATAACTCTTATCCTTTAATCATAAACTTTGTTTCTCCTTGCCTAGATGTCTTATCTCATTCCATCCATTAAATCATATTGTAAATAATATAATCCATATTATTGTATTTGTTTCTAAATATTCCTTCTTTTGATGCAACTAATCTTTCGATAGCTCTTTTAGATAATGGGAATCTCCTTTATTTACCTGACTCTCAAGCTGAATTGAGCACTATTCAAATAATATTGACACCGTGTCATAATTATATTATAGTGTACACATCATAAGTTTTCATTTTCCCTAGAAGAGGTGACATTATTGAAAGCGATTACAAATAACTTTTCGCTTGCTTTCGCCAAACAACTGGATGCTTTGGATGAATTAGCACCGTTGCGGGATGAGTTTTATGTCCGTGAAGACATGATTTACCTGGATGGAAATTCTCTAGGCTTAATCTCAAAACGTGCTGAAAGAACGATGCTGGAACTGCTCGAATCTTGGAAAACACATCATATTGATGGCTGGACTCAAGGCGAGCGCCCTTGGTTCTATCTGCCTGAAACTCTTTCCAAACAAATGGCCGCGCTGGTCGGCGCTGATCCGGAAGAAGTTATTATTACCGGTTCTACGTCAAGTAACATTCATCAGTTAGTCTCGACATTCTATCAACCCCAAGGTAAACGCACGAAAATTATGGCGACAGAGCTCGATTTCCCTACAGATATTTATGCTTTGCAAAGCCAGCTTCGTCTAAAAGGCTTCGATCCTGATCAGCATCTGATTCGTGTCACAAGCCGGGATGGACGTATGATCGAAGAAGATGATATTATCGCAGCCATGTCTGATGAAGTCGCTCTAATCCTGCTTCCAACCGTGTTATACCGCAGCGGTCAATTGCTGGATATGCAACGGCTAACAACCGAAGCACATGCCCGTGGCATTTTAATTGGATTCGATGGCTGTCATTCCGTTGGTTCCATTCCCCATTATTTAAGCGATTGGGAGGTTGACTTCGCGTTATGGTGCAACTATAAGTATGTAAATGGTGGACCTGGCGGCGTAGCCTCTCTTTATGTTAACAAGAAGCATTTTGGGCGTATTCCTGGCCTTACGGGCTGGTACAGTTCTAACAAGGATAAACAGTTTGATATGGAGCACAGCTTGACTGTTGAACAGACCGCAGGTGCTTATCAAATTGGAACGCCGCATATTTTCAGCATCGCTCCATTGATCGGTTCATTGGAAATTTTCGAGATGACGACCATTGAACAGATTCGTCAAAAATCTCTGCATATCAGCCGGTACATGATTGATTTGATTAATCACGAGCTCCAAGGTCTCGGTTATACCATTGCGAATCCGATGGACGATGCCCGCCGTGGAGGTCATATCAGCTTGGAGCATGATGAGGCTATTCGAATTTGTAAAGCGCTGAAGCAAAACCAAGTCATCCCAGACTATCGCTCTCCTAACGTAGTTCGTCTAGCGCCTGTTGCTCTCTACACGACATATGAAGATGTGTGGAAAACGGTACAAATACTTAAGCTTATCATTGTAGAGAAACAATACGAAGCCTTCGATACTCAGCGTGGTGTTGTAGCCTAATGGATCGCTAGCACATTGCAAAGCACTCTTATTCTACAGAATCGGGATAAGAGTGCTTTCCTGTGTTTACCTGCTGTCTTAAAAGCACAAAACCCCTTATACTGCGCATCCAATTTGCATGCAGCAATATAAGGGGAGCTTCGTTAACAGGTCACACACAACTTAACGTTACACTTCCAAGATGAGCGAATTGGGCTTGAATGGTATCTCCGGGTTTGAAGGCAATAGCCTCGGTGATGGCTCCGCTCAGCACAACATCTCCCCTGCGAAGTCCTAGTCCGCGTTCACCTAGCTTATTAACTGCCCAAGCCACAGAGACAGCAGGATCTCCTAAGACAGCAGCACCCGATCCGGTCGTTACGACCTGACTATTCTTGGTCATGACCACACCAAGTTCGGGTAACTCCACATCGCGAACGGGGACCATCTTGCTTCCAATAACGAACTTAGCTGATGAACAATTATCAGCTACAACATCAGGGAGTGTAAATTTAAAATCCAGATAGCGACTATCAATCACTTCAATGGCAGCTGCTACATACTGCGTAGCCCTAAGAACATCTTCGCCCGTAATATCCGTGCCTTGTAAATCCTCTCCTATAAAAAAGGCAATTTCAGGCTCTGCCTTTGGATGAATGAACTGCTTATGATCCATCGGTTCCCATTCCAGTGCTAACATATCACGGGTCAGTACACCATAGATCGCTTCGTAAACTCCCATCATTTCCTGCTTCGCCTTGCTCGTCAGCCCAAGCTTATATCCAATGGACCGGGTCCCGGCTTCAATCTTGCGCCGAATGAGGAGCGTCTGCACATCATATGCCGTGTTCAACGAAAGTTCCGGATAATTCTCCGTCAACTTCAATACCTCTTTACGTTCTTGCTCAGCATCGAGTAGGTAATTAACAATATCCTGCTGCATCGCCTGTGTTATAGCCATTATTTAGAGCACCTCGTTTTTGTTGGTATGTGCAAGTTCTGCCGCGACATCTAGAATCATATCTTCTTGCCCACCAATGATTCCTCTGCGTCCAAGCTCAATTAGAATGTCTCGGGAGTCAATGCCAAATCGCTTACCAGCACGCTGTGCATGCAATAGGAAGCTCGAATATACACCCGCGTAACCCATAACGAGGCTGCCTGTCAGAATTTCCTGCGGGCGCTGTAGCATCGGCCCGATAACATGTTCCGCCAAGTCCATCATTCGATAGAGGTCAATGCCAATATCGAGACCCATCTTTTGCAGGACAGCAACTAGAACCTCTGTCTGCGTGTTACCTGCACCCGCTCCAAGACAACGCACACTCCCATCAATACGAGTAGCGCCCTCCTCAATCGCCACAAGCGTATTTGCAACCGCTAGCGATAGGTTGTTATGCGCATGGAAACCAATCTCGATCGACAACGATTCATGCAGTGCCTTAATCCGTTCCTTCACCTGATGCGGAAGCAGAGCGCCTGCCGAATCTGTCACGTAAACTGCCTCAGCTCCATAACTCTCCATAAGTTTAGCCTGTTCCACCAGCTTTTCAACAGGGGCGGAATGCGACATCATTAAGAATCCGATCGCTTCCATCCCAAGTTCTCTGGCCATGTACAGATGCTGCGCGGATACATCAGCTTCCGTCACGTGGGTAGCCACACGAACCAGACGGGCGCCCAAAGCATGCGCCTGCTTCAGTTCATGCACTGTTCCGATTCCCGGCAGCAACAGAACGGCAATGCGGGCCTGCTTACTCTCCTCAACCGCAGCTTCAATGAGCTTCATTTCATCCACGAGGGATCTCCCATATTGTAAGGTAGACCCACCCAAACCATCACCGTGGCTGACCTCAATATTGTGTACACCCGCCTCGTCAAGTGCATGTACTGCACTGCGAATCTGTGATTCTGTGAATTGATGGGCAACCGCATGACTCCCATCACGTAACGATACTTCTGTAATTTGAAGGGTTTTATCACTTTTCCGAATCATGAATAATCCACCCCCCGCTTCCCTTTTCCCTCAAGTTCCATAAGCAGTTCTTTTGCAATATCTTCCCCCACCCGAACGGCCGCTGCTGTCATAATATCGAGATTACCGGCGTATGGCTCGAAATAATCTCCCGCACCTTCCACCTCCAGAAATACCGTGACCCGATTTCCATCGAATAAAGGCTCCTGCTTCAGCCGGTATCCCGGTACATAATCTTGAACTCGTTTGACCATCGCATGTATAGCTTCATGAATAAGAGTTTCATTCATATGCTCCACTTCACAATAGACGGTATCTCGCATCATAAACGGTGGATCAGCAGGATTCAGGACGATCAACGCTTTGCCGCGTTCTGCCCCGCCTACCTCTTCGATTCCCCTACGTGTCGTTATGGTAAACTCATCAATATTTGCACGGGTCCCTGGTCCTGCACTCTTACTTGAAATCGTAGCCACAATTTCGGCGTAGCTCACATTTGCAATCTCATTGACCGCATGAACTATGGGAATGGTCGCTTGTCCTCCGCAGGTAATCATGTTTACATTTCTTGCGTTCATATGCTGCCCCATATTAACCGCCGGGGATAGAAAAGGTCCAACCGCAGCCGGAGTTAGGTCAATGACCATTTTCCCCATCTTCTGCAGCACTTCATTATGCTTCAGATGTGCTTTAGCTGATGTCGCGTCAAATACAATGTCCGCTAAATCCGGATGTTCCTCAAGTCCTTGAATTCCATTTGAAAATATTACGTAACCGCGCTGCCGAGCACGTTCCAGGCCTTCCGAGCCGGGATCGATCCCTACCATAGCCGTCATCTGTAGCCATTCGCTGCGTTCGAGCTTATACATTAAATCTGTTCCAATGTTACCGGACCCGATAATAGCCGCCTTCATCTTCCCCATCGTGGATTCTCCTCCTATTCAAAAGCGACAGATACATTACCAAGCTGCCCGAACCGCGCCTCAATATAATCACCCTTGTACACATTGACTGCTCCGGATAAAGCACCAGGCAGTATAATCTCACCTGCCTTTAGCGTAATATTAAAGTCGCTGAGCTTATTCGCAAGCCAGGCAATCGCATGAGCGGGATGTCCAAGCGCAGCTGCTCCCGCGCCAGTAGCGATGAGTTCGCCATTCTTTAGAAGGACCATTCCGAGCGCCCGTAGATCGATATGATCAATCGGTGTTTTTTGTTGTCCAACAACAACTCGGGCAGACGAGCCATTATCCGCTACAGTATCAACAAGTTTAATTTTCCAATCTGCAATGCGGCTATCAATAATTTCCAATGTCGGAACAACATATTTCGTTGCAAGCAGCACATCAAGAAAAGTCACATCCGGTCCGCTAATATCCCGTTCCAAAATAAATCCGATTTCCGCTTCAATTCGCGGGGATATCATATTACTCACATGAACAACACTCTGATCTGCAACCTCCATGTCATCGAGTAAATGTCCATAATCAGGTTCATTCACATTTAACATCGTTTGCATGGCTTTACTCGTCAGACCAACTTTCTTGCCAATAATATGACGTCCAGCCTCGAGTCTTTCTTGTACGACCTGCAATTGAATGTGATACGCATCCGTCACTGTCAGATCCGGGTAGCGCTCCGTTAACGGTAGTATCGCAACCTGCGATGATTCCGCAGCCATTAACTCGAATGCAAGCTTATTTCTGATTGAATCCATGATGAATCGGCCTCTTTTCTACTAAAAGTAAATGAGATGGTGACGGGAGCGTCACCACCATCTTTTATAACTTCATCGTGATCGATTTAGCTTCTGTATAGAAATCGAAGCTGTGACGGCCGCCCTCACGACCAATTCCACTAGCTTTGGATCCACCAAATGGTGTGCGTAAGTCGCGGAAATACCAACAATTAATCCAGAACAGTCCGGAATTCACTTGTGCAGCCACTCGGTGTGCTCTCCGTAGATCATTGGTCCACACAACACCTGCAAGCCCGTAAATCGAATCGTTAGCTATGCGGATGGCTTCCTCTTCTGTTTTAAAAGGAATCACCACGAGTACAGGACCAAAAATTTCTTCCTGTGCCACTCGCATCTGATTATCGACATCATAGAGAACGGTTGGCTTATAGAAGTTACCTTCCCCAAGCCCCTTTACTCTCTCACCACCGCAGCCAAGTTTCGCACCTTCAGCAAGACCAATGTCCACATAGCTGTGAACGGATTCCAAATGCGATTTGGATACGAGCGCTCCCATCTCTGTCTCATCATCAAGCGGAAGGCCTACTTTAATCTGATTCACAGCCGTAATCAATTTCCCCAAAAATTCCTCGTATACGCTTTCATGAATCAGCATCCGCGAGCCTGCCAAGCAGATTTGCCCTTGATTACGATAAATCGCATCAATCGATCCTTGAAGGGCTTCATCCAAATCTGCATCTTCAAAAATAATGTTGGCAGATTTGCCGCCCAGCTCCAGCGACACCGGAATCAGAGATTCAGAGGCATTCCGCATCACCGTCTTACCCGTCCCCGATTCACCCACAAACGAAATACGGCGCACATACGGATGGGATGCCATCACGGTGCCTACACTGTTTCCGGGTCCCGCAATAATGTTGAGAACACCTGGTGGCAGCCCCGCTTCGTTAGCGATTTCCCCAAGGACGAACGCACTTAGCGGTGTATATGATGCA is a window encoding:
- a CDS encoding aldehyde dehydrogenase — its product is MTTSPMDVKDAKLFIGGEFVDSVSQATFDTMNPATNKKLASVAMANEADTIRAIEVAQRTFNSGVWSNMTVEKRAEILCRMSHLIMLRLDEIAVLETLDVGKPIKESRGFDIPRAASNMRFFAEMALYHHAESYEKQGMMSYTKYAPAGVTSIIIPWNLPFMQMTWKVSAALAAGNTVVVKPASYTPLSAFVLGEIANEAGLPPGVLNIIAGPGNSVGTVMASHPYVRRISFVGESGTGKTVMRNASESLIPVSLELGGKSANIIFEDADLDEALQGSIDAIYRNQGQICLAGSRMLIHESVYEEFLGKLITAVNQIKVGLPLDDETEMGALVSKSHLESVHSYVDIGLAEGAKLGCGGERVKGLGEGNFYKPTVLYDVDNQMRVAQEEIFGPVLVVIPFKTEEEAIRIANDSIYGLAGVVWTNDLRRAHRVAAQVNSGLFWINCWYFRDLRTPFGGSKASGIGREGGRHSFDFYTEAKSITMKL